A section of the Pygocentrus nattereri isolate fPygNat1 chromosome 18, fPygNat1.pri, whole genome shotgun sequence genome encodes:
- the LOC108435813 gene encoding oligodendrocyte-myelin glycoprotein-like — MRTMMRRRCAVKMYKRAPLSCLLLLLSLLDINAACPSVCSCSDSQREVDCSWRGLRHLPSGLQFNVYSLNLSHNRLADLDHHLSPYTHLRTLDISNNRLARLPASLPRSLWDIRASGNRIRFLEKNDTTYHWNLRTLDLSANKLERVVFINNTLPNLKALNLSHNRFWTVPTNMPQNLEMVDLSHNTLVQILPESLDRLAKLTRFHLHANRFSTVSEGAFEKLHGLRLITLGDNPWACEQRANISYLLTWARHTSARVLGCPCHTWPICGEAHLARTGGWHFATYTLSPFRTAQMQGVSTHFWAEKALTIPHHTREAARVSSRPDEYAFKHGFPLTSTSDDLSTLHSYPPTDVPFMAEDLLSTDSFLTTGRVLTSSTRRTTTLRTRSVKRANQGLGRNASPGHKSRDIFVMSLLLLITTDQVM; from the exons ATGAGAACGATGATGAGGAGAAG GTGTGCAGTGAAGATGTACAAACGCGCTCCACTGTCCTGCTTACTGCTTctactgtcactgctggacatcAATGCAGCTTGTCCCTCGGTGTGCTCCTGCAGTGACAGCCAGAGGGAGGTGGACTGCTCCTGGAGGGGCCTAAGACACCTGCCCAGCGGCCTACAGTTCAACGTCTACTCCCTCAATCTGTCCCATAACCGACTGGCTGATCTAGACCACCACCTCAGCCCCTACACGCACCTCCGCACACTTGATATCTCCAACAACCGCCTGGCACGCCTGCCCGCCTCCCTGCCCCGCTCACTATGGGACATCCGTGCTTCTGGCAACCGCATCCGTTTCCTGGAGAAAAACGACACAACCTACCACTGGAACTTACGTACCCTGGATCTGTCAGCCAACAAGCTTGAGCGGGTGGTCTTCATAAACAACACCTTGCCCAACCTGAAGGCCCTCAACCTCAGCCACAACCGGTTTTGGACCGTGCCTACCAACATGCCTCAAAACCTGGAGATGGTGGATCTGTCCCACAACACTCTTGTGCAGATCCTGCCTGAGTCACTGGACCGCTTAGCCAAGCTGACCCGCTTCCATCTGCATGCTAACCGCTTCTCCACGGTAAGCGAGGGTGCCTTTGAGAAGCTCCATGGTTTGAGGCTCATCACACTTGGAGATAACCCATGGGCTTGTGAACAAAGGGCCAACATTAGCTACTTGTTGACTTGGGCCAGGCACACCTCAGCTCGTGTGCTGGGCTGCCCCTGCCACACTTGGCCAATCTGCGGGGAGGCCCACTTGGCTAGGACGGGGGGTTGGCACTTTGCTACGTACACGCTTTCACCATTCAGGACGGCCCAAATGCAGGGTGTGTCCACGCACTTTTGGGCTGAGAAAGCGCTTACAATCCCACATCACACCAGGGAGGCAGCAAGAGTCTCTAGCAGGCCAGATGAGTATGCCTTCAAGCATGGCTTCCCCTTGACCTCTACTTCAGATGACCTCTCCACGCTCCACTCCTACCCGCCTACAGACGTACCATTTATGGCAGAAGACCTTCTCAGTACGGATAGTTTCCTCACCACTGGTAGAGTCCTCACTTCCAGCACAAGGAGGACAACCACTCTTCGCACAAGAAGTGTCAAGAGGGCCAACCAAGGTCTTGGTAGAAACGCAAGTCCAGGACACAAATCGAGGGATATATTTGTAATGTCCCTGCTACTTCTGATAACTACTGATCAAGTCATGTGA